A window from Leptothermofonsia sichuanensis E412 encodes these proteins:
- a CDS encoding slr1957 family protein, which translates to MKHFAAQWIEEWCQENGWTDLFLECSRYWAFPPNAVMPVPIPNQVLRTIKAEKGLCFEEKVWCLAAVFGAVAAGIASYVLSSPMPLVAAFAFCAVTAARLEDETLANLSE; encoded by the coding sequence ATGAAACACTTTGCTGCCCAATGGATTGAAGAATGGTGTCAGGAAAATGGTTGGACTGACCTGTTTTTGGAATGCTCTCGTTACTGGGCCTTCCCCCCCAATGCAGTTATGCCAGTACCCATTCCCAATCAAGTGTTAAGAACAATTAAGGCAGAAAAAGGGTTGTGTTTTGAAGAAAAAGTCTGGTGTCTGGCTGCTGTTTTTGGAGCCGTTGCTGCTGGCATTGCTTCCTACGTCCTCTCCTCCCCCATGCCGCTTGTCGCTGCGTTTGCTTTTTGTGCGGTCACGGCAGCTCGCCTGGAAGATGAAACCCTGGCCAATCTTTCAGAATAG
- a CDS encoding acyl-CoA thioesterase, which translates to MVFCYQRVVRFQDTDAAGVVYFANVLAMCHESYEASLAAAGVDLNDFFRGTEVAVPVVHASVNFFQPLYCGDRLNIYLTPTLLNASEFEIAFEVFLAERSDKAASKAQTRHVCIDSNRRSRMTLPDPLRNWLHDLSAASSD; encoded by the coding sequence ATGGTTTTTTGTTATCAGCGGGTTGTCCGGTTCCAGGATACCGATGCGGCTGGGGTGGTCTATTTTGCCAATGTACTGGCAATGTGCCATGAGAGCTATGAAGCGTCACTGGCTGCCGCCGGAGTGGATCTGAACGATTTTTTCAGGGGCACGGAGGTGGCAGTTCCAGTGGTTCACGCCAGTGTGAATTTTTTCCAACCTCTATATTGTGGAGATCGCCTCAATATTTATCTGACCCCCACCCTTTTGAATGCCAGTGAATTTGAGATTGCATTTGAGGTGTTTCTGGCAGAGCGATCGGATAAAGCGGCCAGTAAAGCTCAGACCCGCCATGTTTGCATCGATTCCAACCGTCGTTCCCGCATGACACTGCCAGATCCCCTGAGAAACTGGCTGCACGACTTATCCGCTGCATCCTCTGATTGA
- a CDS encoding heavy-metal-associated domain-containing protein encodes MDKTMTLAFRVPDMACSACSETITWSIQAIDPAAQVNADLVTKQVRIETQASEAAVRQAILAAGYTIT; translated from the coding sequence TTGGATAAGACCATGACCCTGGCATTTAGAGTTCCCGATATGGCATGTTCTGCGTGTAGTGAGACCATTACCTGGTCCATCCAGGCAATTGATCCAGCAGCGCAGGTAAACGCTGATCTTGTCACCAAGCAAGTAAGAATTGAAACCCAGGCATCAGAGGCTGCCGTCCGGCAGGCAATTCTGGCGGCTGGTTACACAATCACCTGA